The nucleotide window CAAAGAATAGGATGCATGAAGCTCGGATACGGCGACGGAGAGGAAGAGGAAGACAAGTATAACGTATTTAAACCTTACGTTCATACAACTTATTTGGATAGATAATATTTTAATTTTATATGGAGGTGTTAGACGTGATAAAAGGTGGAAGGATCACTTCAGTAGAAGCAAAGAGAGAAAAGATAGAACCGATAAAAGGGCTCGGTATAAACATAACCATCGATGATGTTAAAACGAGCGGTAATCAGATCACTGTGTCCTACACGTACACAGTAAACTATGAAGAGAATGTTGGCAAACTCACAATGAAAGGCGAGATTCTGTTGGAGGAGGACGAGGAAAAGGTAAAGGAAATAGAGAAGTTATGGAAGAGCGATAAAAAGAAACTGCCGGATGATTTGGCAGAACTTCTGCTTAACACGATAAATTATGTGTGCGGGACAAACGGTACGTTGGTAGTAAAGGTAGTCAATCTGTCACCGCCGATGGTGCCTCCGAGGATAACCTTTGCTAAAGGAGGGGCCACTGCTAAGGCCTAAGGGTTATCCTCATTCCGTCGTAAGCGCAATGGGTGTTCCTAAACACCTTCTTCGCTTCTTTTTCTACAATGTTTAAATCTTTATATCTCTGACTTATATGTGTAAGGATAAGTTTTCTAACGCCGGCCTTTTTCGCAACTTCTGCCGCTTCCAAAGCCGTTGAATGCCTTCTCTCTTTTGCAAGGTCTGACTCCGATTCCAAGAAAGAGGCTTCGTGGATAAGTAAGTCGGCACCTTTTGCCGCATTGACAACAGACGCACACGGTCTCGTATCGCCAGAATAAACAATCTTCAACCCCTTCTTCACACTGCTGACATCCTCCAGATATACCGTCCGCCTCCCCACACGGATCTTACCCTTTTCGATAAGTTCTCTGAACATCCGACCGCGGATGCCCAAAGACCTTGCTCTGTAACCGTCAAACTTTATCCTATCATCAAACTGGATGACGTAACCGTAACTGTTGGGAATGTGCTTCACACGGAACGGTTTAACGTAGAACCCGTCAAACCGTACCTTTCTCACCCTATCGAACTCCGTTATATTAAGGAAATCGTGACGGACGAACACCAGATCCTTCAATCCTGGCGGACCGTAAACGTTCAGAACAGACCTTCTATCCAACAGGTGAAGGGTTTCGACCAGTCCCAACAGACCTAAGAAATGGTCGGTATGGAGATGGGTAATAAAGACGCTTTCCGTTTTGAAATAGCGAACATTGAACCTCATCATCTGACGTTGAGTGCCCTCTCCCACATCGAACAGATAGACCTTCCCCTTGTAGATCAGCGAGAAAGAAGGTAATCCGCGGTCTGCCGTAGGTATTCCGGCGCTCGTGCCCAAGAACACTATCTCAGGTAACATGAAAAGATTTTGAAAA belongs to Candidatus Micrarchaeota archaeon and includes:
- a CDS encoding ribonuclease Z is translated as MLPEIVFLGTSAGIPTADRGLPSFSLIYKGKVYLFDVGEGTQRQMMRFNVRYFKTESVFITHLHTDHFLGLLGLVETLHLLDRRSVLNVYGPPGLKDLVFVRHDFLNITEFDRVRKVRFDGFYVKPFRVKHIPNSYGYVIQFDDRIKFDGYRARSLGIRGRMFRELIEKGKIRVGRRTVYLEDVSSVKKGLKIVYSGDTRPCASVVNAAKGADLLIHEASFLESESDLAKERRHSTALEAAEVAKKAGVRKLILTHISQRYKDLNIVEKEAKKVFRNTHCAYDGMRITLRP